In Lycium ferocissimum isolate CSIRO_LF1 chromosome 11, AGI_CSIRO_Lferr_CH_V1, whole genome shotgun sequence, a single genomic region encodes these proteins:
- the LOC132038574 gene encoding uncharacterized protein LOC132038574: MALDMDIDELLVIRDSDLLIYQVQGEWATKNEKILPNVNLAQRFCKKFRKIEFRHTPRAQNEFTDALAIIASMSKHPESSLIDPLRISLKEEHAHFCHVEAELDGEPWYIDIKMYLERREYPKNITSGQKKTIRRMANGFFLNKEVLYKWTSDLGRLICVDTDEATKLLEEAHVGTCVSHMNGFVLVKRDSTGKLLLDDHGKRLLQICPSMPNPR, from the coding sequence ATGGCACTGGATATGGACATCGACGAATTATTGGTCATTAGAGATTCCGACCTGCTGATTTATCAAGTACAAGGCGAATGGGCCACCAAGAATGAAAAGATCTTACCAAATGTGAACTTGGCACAAAGATTTTGCAAGAAATTCAGAAAGATCGAATTTCGACATACGCCAAGGGCCCAAAATGAATTTACTGATGCACTGGCCATAATAGCATCAATGAGCAAGCATCCTGAAAGCAGTCTTATCGACCCGCTAAGGATAAGTCTGAAAGAAGAGCATGCCCACTTTTGCCATGTGGAAGCTGAGCTAGATGGCGAGCCATGGTACATCGACATTAAGATGTATCTAGAAAGACGGGAATATCCCAAAAACATCACAAGTGGACAAAAGAAGACCATCCGAAGAATGGCAAATGGCTTCTTCCTAAACAAAGAAGTGTTATACAAATGGACATCGGATCTGGGTCGACTTATATGTGTAGATACCGATGAAGCCACCAAACTTCTGGAAGAAGCACATGTTGGGACATGTGTGTCCCATATGAATGGATTTGTACTAGTAAAAAGAGATTCTACCGGCAAGTTActattggatgaccatggaaagCGATTGCTGCAAATATGTCCATCAATGCCAAATCCACGGTGA